The genome window CACCAAAGATGGAATTTTCATAGCCGGTCGTAAACACAAACGGTATTCCCCGTTTTGACAAAACCTCGGCGACGGGAAAGACCATTTGACCTTTGATGCTAACATCGAGAATGGCGCAATCGATCTCATCGGTCGCAGCTATCAGAGAGAAGGCTTGATCGATCGTAGGTGCAGGCCCAAGCACGGTAAGCTCTTGATCTCCGAGCGCAACGGCAAGATCGAAGGCGAGCAGATACTCGTCCTCGACGACCAAAACGACTGGTTGTTCTGCCGGTTCTTTACTCATGACCCCAAAATGTCCTAGTTCGACTTGACGATGGCTTTCAGCCGCGCTCGGCGCGCTGACTTTTTCAGTTGTCGTTCCGCGTCGATTTCACCTTCGATGATATGCAGATGGTCCTTCATCAGATCCAGCGTCGCGTTGAATGTGCTCAACAATTCCAAAGCCTGCCCACTCGGATGACCGCCGGCCAGCAATCTGCCGATAATTGCCTCTT of Rhizobium sp. NXC24 contains these proteins:
- a CDS encoding response regulator; the protein is MSKEPAEQPVVLVVEDEYLLAFDLAVALGDQELTVLGPAPTIDQAFSLIAATDEIDCAILDVSIKGQMVFPVAEVLSKRGIPFVFTTGYENSIFGDRFTDIEVYSKPLDVERLAVDISSLAHDHRVKRVHA